Proteins from a single region of Urocitellus parryii isolate mUroPar1 chromosome 4, mUroPar1.hap1, whole genome shotgun sequence:
- the Men1 gene encoding menin isoform X2 — protein sequence MGLKAAQKTLFPLRSIDDVVRLFAAELGREEPDLVLLSLVLGFVEHFLAVNRVIPTNVPELTFQPSPAPDPPGGLTYFPVADLSIIAALYARFTAQIRGAVDLSLYPREGGVSSRELVKKVSDVIWNSLSRSYFKDRAHIQSLFSFITGTKLDSSGVAFAVVGACQALGLRDVHLALSEDHAWVVFGPNGEQTAEVTWHGKGNEDRRGQTVNAGVAERSWLYLKGSYMRCDRKMEVAFMVCAINPSIDLHTDSLELLQLQQKLLWLLYDLGHLERYPMALGNLADLEELEPTPGRPDPLTLYHKGIASAKTYYRDEHIYPYMYLAGYHCRNRNVREALQAWADTATVIQDYNYCREDEEIYKEFFEVANDVIPNLLKEAASLLEAGEERPGEQSQGTQSQGSALQDPECFAHLLRFYDGICKWEEGSPTPVLHVGWATFLVQSLGRFEGQVRQKVHIVSRDAEAAEAEEPWGEEAREGRRRGPRRESKPEEPPPPKKPALDKGPGSGQGAGSGPPRKPPGTVPSTARGPEGGSAAQGSTLPLSPPPEGPVLTFQSEKMKGMKELLVATKINSSAIKLQLTAQSQVQMKKQKVSTPSDYTLSFLKRQRKGL from the exons ATGGGGCTGAAGGCCGCCCAGAAGACGCTGTTCCCGCTGCGCTCCATCGACGATGTGGTGCGCCTGTTTGCTGCCGAGCTGGGCCGAGAAGAGCCAGACCTGGTGCTCCTCTCCTTGGTACTGGGCTTTGTGGAGCATTTTCTGGCTGTCAACCGCGTCATCCCCACCAACGTGCCCGAGCTCACCTTCCAGCCCAGTCCTGCGCCCGACCCTCCTGGAGGCCTCACCTACTTCCCGGTGGCCGACCTATCCATCATCGCTGCCCTCTATGCCCGCTTCACTGCCCAGATCCGCGGCGCGGTCGACCTGTCGCTCTACCCGCGAGAGGGGGGCGTCTCCAGCCGGGAACTGGTGAAGAAGGTTTCGGATGTCATATGGAACAGCCTCAGCCGCTCATACTTCAAGGACCGGGCCCACATCCAGTCCCTCTTCAGCTTCATCACAG GTACTAAACTGGACAGCTCAGGTGTGGCTTTTGCAGTGGTGGGGgcctgccaggccctgggtctccGGGATGTCCACCTGGCCCTGTCTGAGGATCACGCCTGGGTAGTGTTTGGGCCCAATGGGGAACAGACAGCCGAAGTCACCTGGCATGGCAAAGGCAACGAGGACCGAAGGGGCCAGACAGTCAACGCGGGTGTGGCAGAGCGG AGCTGGCTGTACCTGAAAGGATCATACATGCGCTGCGACCGCAAGATGGAAGTAGCCTTCATGGTTTGCGCCATCAACCCTTCCATTGACCTGCACACCGACTCCCTGGAGCTGCTGCAACTGCAGCAG AAGCTGCTGTGGCTGCTCTATGACCTGGGACATCTGGAAAG GTACCCCATGGCACTAGGGAACCTGGCAGATCTGGAGGAGCTGGAGCCCACCCCTGGCCGGCCAGACCCACTCACCCTCTACCACAAG GGCATTGCCTCAGCCAAGACCTACTACCGGGATGAGCACATCTACCCCTACATGTACCTGGCTGGATATCACTGTCGCAACCGCAATGTGCGCGAAGCCCTGCAGGCCTGGGCAGACACGGCCACTGTCATCCAAGA CTACAACTACTGCCGGGAGGATGAGGAAATCTACAAGGAGTTCTTTGAGGTGGCCAATGATGTCATCCCCAACCTGCTGAAGGAGGCGGCCAGCTTGCTGGAGGCTGGCGAGGAGcggccaggggagcagagccag GGTACCCAGAGCCAGGGTTCTGCTCTCCAGGACCCTGAGTGCTTCGCCCACCTGTTGCGATTCTATGATGGCATCTGCAAATGGGAGGAGGGCAGCCCCACGCCTGTGCTGCATGTGGGCTGGGCCACCTTCCTTGTGCAGTCCTTGGGTCGCTTCGAGGGACAG GTCCGGCAGAAGGTGCACATAGTGAGCCGAGATGCGGAGGCAGCGGAGGCTGAGGAGCCATGGGGTGAGGAAGCCAGAGAAGGCCGGCGGCGGGGCCCCCGGCGGGAGTCTAAGCCCGAGGAGCCACCACCGCCCAAGAAGCCTGCTCTGGACAAAGGCCCTGGCTCAGGCCAGGGTGCAGGGTCGGGACCGCCCCGAAAGCCCCCAGGTACAGTCCCCAGCACTGCGCGGGGTCCTGAAGGTGGCAGCGCAGCTCAGGGGTCAACTCTCCCGTTGTCACCCCCGCCGGAGGGCCCGGTGCTCACTTTCCAGAGCGAGAAGATGAAGGGCATGAAGGAGCTGCTCGTGGCCACCAAAATCAATTCGAGTGCCATCAAGCTGCAACTCACAGCGCAGTCACAAGTGCAGATGAAGAAGCAGAAGGTGTCCACACCCAGCGATTACACTCTTTCTTTCCTCAAGCGGCAGCGCAAGGGCCTCTGA
- the Map4k2 gene encoding mitogen-activated protein kinase kinase kinase kinase 2 isoform X3 translates to MWWPTLAATSATGPLEERQIAYVCREALKGLHHLHSQGKIHRDIKGANLLLTLQGDVKLADFGVSGELTASVAKRKSFIGTPYWMAPEVAAVERKGGYNELCDVWALGITAIELGELQPPLFHLHPMRALMLMSKSSFQPPKLRDKTRWTQNFHHFLKLALTKNPKKRPTAEKLLQHPFTTQHLPRALLTQLLDKASDPHLGTPSPEDCELETYDMFPDTIHSRGQHGPAERTPSEIQFHQVKFGAPRRKETDPLNEPWEEEWTLLGKEELSGSLLQSVQEALEERSLTIRPASELQELDSPDNAMGTIKRAPFLGLPPTEPTVEASLPSPPGTLAPAPPGPGSPPLLPTAWATMKQQEDPERSSCHGLPPTPKVHMGACFSKVFNGCPLRIHAAVTWIHPVTRDQFLVVGAEEGIYTLNLHELHEDTLEKLISHRCSWLYCVNNVLLSLSGKSTHIWAHDLPGLFEQRRLQQQAPLSIPANRLTQRIIPRRFALSTKIPDTKGCLQCRVVRNPYTGATFLLAALPASLLLLQWYEPLQKFLLLKNFSSPLPSPAAMLEPLVLEGKELPQVCVGAEGPAGPGSRVLFHILPLEAGLTPDILIPPEGIPGPAQQVIQVDRDTVLVSFERCVRIVNLQGEPTATLAPELTFDFPIETVVCLQDSVLAFWSHGMQGRSLDTNEVTQEITDETRIFRVLGAHRDIILESIPTDNPGAHSNLYILTGHQSSY, encoded by the exons ATGTGGTGGCCTACATTGGCAGCTACCTCAG CCACTGGGCCCCTAGAAGAACGGCAGATTGCGTATGTCTGCCGAGAGGCACTGAAG GGACTCCACCACTTGCATTCTCAGGGGAAGATCCACAGAGACATCAAG GGAGCCAACCTTCTCCTCACTCTCCAGGGAGATGTCAAGCTGG CTGACTTCGGGGTGTCGGGCGAGCTGACGGCATCTGTGGCCAAGAGGAAGTCTTTCATTGGGACTCCATACTG GATGGCTCCGGAGGTGGCGGCAGTGGAGCGCAAGGGTGGCTACAATGAGCTGTGTGATGTCTGGGCCCTGGGCATCACTGCCATTGAGCTGGGCGAGCTGCAGCCGCCCCTCTTCCATCTGCACCCCATGAG GGCCTTGATGCTCATGTCAAAGAGCAGCTTTCAGCCACCCAAGCTGAGAGACAAGACACGCTG GACCCAGAATTTCCACCACTTCCTCAAACTGGCCTTAACCAAGAACCCCAAGAAGAGGCCAACGGCTGAGAAGCTTCTGCAG CACCCATTCACAACCCAGCACCTCCCACGGGCCCTCCTCACACAGCTCCTGGACAAGGCCAGTGACCCCCACCTGGGAACCCCCTCCCCTGAGGACTGTGAGCTGGAG ACCTATGACATGTTCCCAGACACCATCCACTCCCGGGGGCAGCACGGCCCTGCGGAGAGGACCCCCTCCGAGATCCAGT TTCACCAGGTGAAATTTGGTGCCCCACGCAGGAAGGAGACGGACCCCCTGAATGAGCCG TGGGAGGAAGAGTGGACGCTGCTGGGAAAGGAGGAGCTGAGTGG GAGCCTGCTGCAGTCAGTCCAGGAGGCCCTGGAGGAAAG AAGCCTGACCATTCGTCCAGCCTCGGAGCTCCAG GAGCTGGACTCCCCAGATAATGCCATGGGAACCATCAAGCGGGCTCCGTTCTTGGGGCTGCCCCCTACTGAGCCCACAGTTGAGGCCTCTCTGCCCAGCCCCCCAG GAACCCTGGCCccagctcctcctggccctggcaGCCCGCCACTCCTGCCCACTGCCTGGGCCACCATGAAGCAGCAGGAAGATCCTGAG aggTCATCCTGCCATGGTCTCCCCCCGACCCCCAAGGTGCAC ATGGGTGCCTGCTTCTCCAAGGTCTTCAATGGCTGTCCCTTGCGGATCCATGCTGCTGTCACCTGGATTCACCCCGTTACTCGAG ACCAGTTCCTGGTGGTGGGGGCCGAGGAAGGCATCTATACCCTCAACCTGCACGAACTGCACGAGGACACGCTGGAGAAG CTCATCTCGCACCGCTGCTCCTGGCTCTACTGCGTGAACAATGTGCTGCTGTCACTCTCAG GGAAATCCACGCACATCTGGGCGCATGACCTCCCGGGCCTGTTTGAGCAGCGGAGACTCCAGCAGCAGGCCCCCCTCTCCATCCCCGCCAACCGCCTCACCCAGCGCATCATTCCCAG GCGCTTTGCCCTGTCTACCAAGATTCCTGACACCAAAGGCTGCCTGCAGTGTCGTGTGG TGCGGAACCCCTACACGGGCGCCACCTTCCTGCTGGCCGCCTTACCCGCCAGCCTGCTCCTGCTGCAGTGGTATGAGCCGCTGCAGAAGTTCCTGCTGCTGAAG AACTTCTCCagccccctgcccagccctgctgcgATGCTGGAGCCCTTGGTGCTGGAAGGGAAGGAGTTGCCGCAGGTGTGTGTGGGAGCCGAGGGGCCCGCGGGGCCTGGCAGCCGCGTCCTTTTCCATATCCTGCCCCTGGAGGCTGGCCTGACCCCTGACATCCTCATCCCACCTG AGGGGatcccaggcccagcccagcaggTGATCCAGGTGGACAGGGATACAGTCCTGGTCAGCTTTGAAC GCTGCGTGAGGATCGTCAACCTGCAGGGCGAGCCCACGGCCACCCTGGCTCCTGAGCTGACTTTCGACTTTCCCATCGAGACTGTGG tGTGCCTGCAGGACAGCGTGCTGGCCTTCTGGAGCCATGGCATGCAAGGCCGCAGCCTGGACACCAACGAG GTGACCCAGGAGATCACAGATGAGACAAGGATCTTCCGAGTCCTGGGGGCCCACAG AGACATCATCCTGGAGAGCATTCCCACCGACAACCCAGGGGCACACAGCAACCTGTACATCCTCACCGGCCACCAGAGCAGCTACTGA
- the Map4k2 gene encoding mitogen-activated protein kinase kinase kinase kinase 2 isoform X1, producing MALLRDVSLQDPRDRFELLQRVGAGTYGDVYKARDTVTSELAAVKIVKLDPGDDISSLQQEITILRECRHPNVVAYIGSYLRNDRLWICMEFCGGGSLQEIYHATGPLEERQIAYVCREALKGLHHLHSQGKIHRDIKGANLLLTLQGDVKLADFGVSGELTASVAKRKSFIGTPYWMAPEVAAVERKGGYNELCDVWALGITAIELGELQPPLFHLHPMRALMLMSKSSFQPPKLRDKTRWTQNFHHFLKLALTKNPKKRPTAEKLLQHPFTTQHLPRALLTQLLDKASDPHLGTPSPEDCELETYDMFPDTIHSRGQHGPAERTPSEIQFHQVKFGAPRRKETDPLNEPWEEEWTLLGKEELSGSLLQSVQEALEERSLTIRPASELQELDSPDNAMGTIKRAPFLGLPPTEPTVEASLPSPPGTLAPAPPGPGSPPLLPTAWATMKQQEDPERSSCHGLPPTPKVHMGACFSKVFNGCPLRIHAAVTWIHPVTRDQFLVVGAEEGIYTLNLHELHEDTLEKLISHRCSWLYCVNNVLLSLSGKSTHIWAHDLPGLFEQRRLQQQAPLSIPANRLTQRIIPRRFALSTKIPDTKGCLQCRVVRNPYTGATFLLAALPASLLLLQWYEPLQKFLLLKNFSSPLPSPAAMLEPLVLEGKELPQVCVGAEGPAGPGSRVLFHILPLEAGLTPDILIPPEGIPGPAQQVIQVDRDTVLVSFERCVRIVNLQGEPTATLAPELTFDFPIETVVCLQDSVLAFWSHGMQGRSLDTNEVTQEITDETRIFRVLGAHRDIILESIPTDNPGAHSNLYILTGHQSSY from the exons ATGGCGCTGCTGCGGGATGTGTCGCTGCAGGATCCGCGGGACCGCTTCGAGCTGCTGCAACGCGTGGGGGCCGGGACCTATGGCGACGTGTACAAG GCCCGCGACACCGTCACGTCGGAACTGGCCGCCGTGAAGATCGTCAAGCTAGACCCAG GGGACGACATCAGTTCCCTCCAGCAGGAAATCACCATCCTTCGTGAGTGCCGCCACCCCAATGTGGTGGCCTACATTGGCAGCTACCTCAG GAATGACCGCTTGTGGATCTGCATGGAGTTCTGCGGAGGGGGGTCTCTGCAGGAGATTTACCACG CCACTGGGCCCCTAGAAGAACGGCAGATTGCGTATGTCTGCCGAGAGGCACTGAAG GGACTCCACCACTTGCATTCTCAGGGGAAGATCCACAGAGACATCAAG GGAGCCAACCTTCTCCTCACTCTCCAGGGAGATGTCAAGCTGG CTGACTTCGGGGTGTCGGGCGAGCTGACGGCATCTGTGGCCAAGAGGAAGTCTTTCATTGGGACTCCATACTG GATGGCTCCGGAGGTGGCGGCAGTGGAGCGCAAGGGTGGCTACAATGAGCTGTGTGATGTCTGGGCCCTGGGCATCACTGCCATTGAGCTGGGCGAGCTGCAGCCGCCCCTCTTCCATCTGCACCCCATGAG GGCCTTGATGCTCATGTCAAAGAGCAGCTTTCAGCCACCCAAGCTGAGAGACAAGACACGCTG GACCCAGAATTTCCACCACTTCCTCAAACTGGCCTTAACCAAGAACCCCAAGAAGAGGCCAACGGCTGAGAAGCTTCTGCAG CACCCATTCACAACCCAGCACCTCCCACGGGCCCTCCTCACACAGCTCCTGGACAAGGCCAGTGACCCCCACCTGGGAACCCCCTCCCCTGAGGACTGTGAGCTGGAG ACCTATGACATGTTCCCAGACACCATCCACTCCCGGGGGCAGCACGGCCCTGCGGAGAGGACCCCCTCCGAGATCCAGT TTCACCAGGTGAAATTTGGTGCCCCACGCAGGAAGGAGACGGACCCCCTGAATGAGCCG TGGGAGGAAGAGTGGACGCTGCTGGGAAAGGAGGAGCTGAGTGG GAGCCTGCTGCAGTCAGTCCAGGAGGCCCTGGAGGAAAG AAGCCTGACCATTCGTCCAGCCTCGGAGCTCCAG GAGCTGGACTCCCCAGATAATGCCATGGGAACCATCAAGCGGGCTCCGTTCTTGGGGCTGCCCCCTACTGAGCCCACAGTTGAGGCCTCTCTGCCCAGCCCCCCAG GAACCCTGGCCccagctcctcctggccctggcaGCCCGCCACTCCTGCCCACTGCCTGGGCCACCATGAAGCAGCAGGAAGATCCTGAG aggTCATCCTGCCATGGTCTCCCCCCGACCCCCAAGGTGCAC ATGGGTGCCTGCTTCTCCAAGGTCTTCAATGGCTGTCCCTTGCGGATCCATGCTGCTGTCACCTGGATTCACCCCGTTACTCGAG ACCAGTTCCTGGTGGTGGGGGCCGAGGAAGGCATCTATACCCTCAACCTGCACGAACTGCACGAGGACACGCTGGAGAAG CTCATCTCGCACCGCTGCTCCTGGCTCTACTGCGTGAACAATGTGCTGCTGTCACTCTCAG GGAAATCCACGCACATCTGGGCGCATGACCTCCCGGGCCTGTTTGAGCAGCGGAGACTCCAGCAGCAGGCCCCCCTCTCCATCCCCGCCAACCGCCTCACCCAGCGCATCATTCCCAG GCGCTTTGCCCTGTCTACCAAGATTCCTGACACCAAAGGCTGCCTGCAGTGTCGTGTGG TGCGGAACCCCTACACGGGCGCCACCTTCCTGCTGGCCGCCTTACCCGCCAGCCTGCTCCTGCTGCAGTGGTATGAGCCGCTGCAGAAGTTCCTGCTGCTGAAG AACTTCTCCagccccctgcccagccctgctgcgATGCTGGAGCCCTTGGTGCTGGAAGGGAAGGAGTTGCCGCAGGTGTGTGTGGGAGCCGAGGGGCCCGCGGGGCCTGGCAGCCGCGTCCTTTTCCATATCCTGCCCCTGGAGGCTGGCCTGACCCCTGACATCCTCATCCCACCTG AGGGGatcccaggcccagcccagcaggTGATCCAGGTGGACAGGGATACAGTCCTGGTCAGCTTTGAAC GCTGCGTGAGGATCGTCAACCTGCAGGGCGAGCCCACGGCCACCCTGGCTCCTGAGCTGACTTTCGACTTTCCCATCGAGACTGTGG tGTGCCTGCAGGACAGCGTGCTGGCCTTCTGGAGCCATGGCATGCAAGGCCGCAGCCTGGACACCAACGAG GTGACCCAGGAGATCACAGATGAGACAAGGATCTTCCGAGTCCTGGGGGCCCACAG AGACATCATCCTGGAGAGCATTCCCACCGACAACCCAGGGGCACACAGCAACCTGTACATCCTCACCGGCCACCAGAGCAGCTACTGA
- the Map4k2 gene encoding mitogen-activated protein kinase kinase kinase kinase 2 isoform X2, whose product MALLRDVSLQDPRDRFELLQRVGAGTYGDVYKARDTVTSELAAVKIVKLDPGDDISSLQQEITILRECRHPNVVAYIGSYLRNDRLWICMEFCGGGSLQEIYHATGPLEERQIAYVCREALKGLHHLHSQGKIHRDIKGANLLLTLQGDVKLADFGVSGELTASVAKRKSFIGTPYWMAPEVAAVERKGGYNELCDVWALGITAIELGELQPPLFHLHPMRALMLMSKSSFQPPKLRDKTRWTQNFHHFLKLALTKNPKKRPTAEKLLQLLDKASDPHLGTPSPEDCELETYDMFPDTIHSRGQHGPAERTPSEIQFHQVKFGAPRRKETDPLNEPWEEEWTLLGKEELSGSLLQSVQEALEERSLTIRPASELQELDSPDNAMGTIKRAPFLGLPPTEPTVEASLPSPPGTLAPAPPGPGSPPLLPTAWATMKQQEDPERSSCHGLPPTPKVHMGACFSKVFNGCPLRIHAAVTWIHPVTRDQFLVVGAEEGIYTLNLHELHEDTLEKLISHRCSWLYCVNNVLLSLSGKSTHIWAHDLPGLFEQRRLQQQAPLSIPANRLTQRIIPRRFALSTKIPDTKGCLQCRVVRNPYTGATFLLAALPASLLLLQWYEPLQKFLLLKNFSSPLPSPAAMLEPLVLEGKELPQVCVGAEGPAGPGSRVLFHILPLEAGLTPDILIPPEGIPGPAQQVIQVDRDTVLVSFERCVRIVNLQGEPTATLAPELTFDFPIETVVCLQDSVLAFWSHGMQGRSLDTNEVTQEITDETRIFRVLGAHRDIILESIPTDNPGAHSNLYILTGHQSSY is encoded by the exons ATGGCGCTGCTGCGGGATGTGTCGCTGCAGGATCCGCGGGACCGCTTCGAGCTGCTGCAACGCGTGGGGGCCGGGACCTATGGCGACGTGTACAAG GCCCGCGACACCGTCACGTCGGAACTGGCCGCCGTGAAGATCGTCAAGCTAGACCCAG GGGACGACATCAGTTCCCTCCAGCAGGAAATCACCATCCTTCGTGAGTGCCGCCACCCCAATGTGGTGGCCTACATTGGCAGCTACCTCAG GAATGACCGCTTGTGGATCTGCATGGAGTTCTGCGGAGGGGGGTCTCTGCAGGAGATTTACCACG CCACTGGGCCCCTAGAAGAACGGCAGATTGCGTATGTCTGCCGAGAGGCACTGAAG GGACTCCACCACTTGCATTCTCAGGGGAAGATCCACAGAGACATCAAG GGAGCCAACCTTCTCCTCACTCTCCAGGGAGATGTCAAGCTGG CTGACTTCGGGGTGTCGGGCGAGCTGACGGCATCTGTGGCCAAGAGGAAGTCTTTCATTGGGACTCCATACTG GATGGCTCCGGAGGTGGCGGCAGTGGAGCGCAAGGGTGGCTACAATGAGCTGTGTGATGTCTGGGCCCTGGGCATCACTGCCATTGAGCTGGGCGAGCTGCAGCCGCCCCTCTTCCATCTGCACCCCATGAG GGCCTTGATGCTCATGTCAAAGAGCAGCTTTCAGCCACCCAAGCTGAGAGACAAGACACGCTG GACCCAGAATTTCCACCACTTCCTCAAACTGGCCTTAACCAAGAACCCCAAGAAGAGGCCAACGGCTGAGAAGCTTCTGCAG CTCCTGGACAAGGCCAGTGACCCCCACCTGGGAACCCCCTCCCCTGAGGACTGTGAGCTGGAG ACCTATGACATGTTCCCAGACACCATCCACTCCCGGGGGCAGCACGGCCCTGCGGAGAGGACCCCCTCCGAGATCCAGT TTCACCAGGTGAAATTTGGTGCCCCACGCAGGAAGGAGACGGACCCCCTGAATGAGCCG TGGGAGGAAGAGTGGACGCTGCTGGGAAAGGAGGAGCTGAGTGG GAGCCTGCTGCAGTCAGTCCAGGAGGCCCTGGAGGAAAG AAGCCTGACCATTCGTCCAGCCTCGGAGCTCCAG GAGCTGGACTCCCCAGATAATGCCATGGGAACCATCAAGCGGGCTCCGTTCTTGGGGCTGCCCCCTACTGAGCCCACAGTTGAGGCCTCTCTGCCCAGCCCCCCAG GAACCCTGGCCccagctcctcctggccctggcaGCCCGCCACTCCTGCCCACTGCCTGGGCCACCATGAAGCAGCAGGAAGATCCTGAG aggTCATCCTGCCATGGTCTCCCCCCGACCCCCAAGGTGCAC ATGGGTGCCTGCTTCTCCAAGGTCTTCAATGGCTGTCCCTTGCGGATCCATGCTGCTGTCACCTGGATTCACCCCGTTACTCGAG ACCAGTTCCTGGTGGTGGGGGCCGAGGAAGGCATCTATACCCTCAACCTGCACGAACTGCACGAGGACACGCTGGAGAAG CTCATCTCGCACCGCTGCTCCTGGCTCTACTGCGTGAACAATGTGCTGCTGTCACTCTCAG GGAAATCCACGCACATCTGGGCGCATGACCTCCCGGGCCTGTTTGAGCAGCGGAGACTCCAGCAGCAGGCCCCCCTCTCCATCCCCGCCAACCGCCTCACCCAGCGCATCATTCCCAG GCGCTTTGCCCTGTCTACCAAGATTCCTGACACCAAAGGCTGCCTGCAGTGTCGTGTGG TGCGGAACCCCTACACGGGCGCCACCTTCCTGCTGGCCGCCTTACCCGCCAGCCTGCTCCTGCTGCAGTGGTATGAGCCGCTGCAGAAGTTCCTGCTGCTGAAG AACTTCTCCagccccctgcccagccctgctgcgATGCTGGAGCCCTTGGTGCTGGAAGGGAAGGAGTTGCCGCAGGTGTGTGTGGGAGCCGAGGGGCCCGCGGGGCCTGGCAGCCGCGTCCTTTTCCATATCCTGCCCCTGGAGGCTGGCCTGACCCCTGACATCCTCATCCCACCTG AGGGGatcccaggcccagcccagcaggTGATCCAGGTGGACAGGGATACAGTCCTGGTCAGCTTTGAAC GCTGCGTGAGGATCGTCAACCTGCAGGGCGAGCCCACGGCCACCCTGGCTCCTGAGCTGACTTTCGACTTTCCCATCGAGACTGTGG tGTGCCTGCAGGACAGCGTGCTGGCCTTCTGGAGCCATGGCATGCAAGGCCGCAGCCTGGACACCAACGAG GTGACCCAGGAGATCACAGATGAGACAAGGATCTTCCGAGTCCTGGGGGCCCACAG AGACATCATCCTGGAGAGCATTCCCACCGACAACCCAGGGGCACACAGCAACCTGTACATCCTCACCGGCCACCAGAGCAGCTACTGA
- the Men1 gene encoding menin isoform X1: protein MPPPAAMGLKAAQKTLFPLRSIDDVVRLFAAELGREEPDLVLLSLVLGFVEHFLAVNRVIPTNVPELTFQPSPAPDPPGGLTYFPVADLSIIAALYARFTAQIRGAVDLSLYPREGGVSSRELVKKVSDVIWNSLSRSYFKDRAHIQSLFSFITGTKLDSSGVAFAVVGACQALGLRDVHLALSEDHAWVVFGPNGEQTAEVTWHGKGNEDRRGQTVNAGVAERSWLYLKGSYMRCDRKMEVAFMVCAINPSIDLHTDSLELLQLQQKLLWLLYDLGHLERYPMALGNLADLEELEPTPGRPDPLTLYHKGIASAKTYYRDEHIYPYMYLAGYHCRNRNVREALQAWADTATVIQDYNYCREDEEIYKEFFEVANDVIPNLLKEAASLLEAGEERPGEQSQGTQSQGSALQDPECFAHLLRFYDGICKWEEGSPTPVLHVGWATFLVQSLGRFEGQVRQKVHIVSRDAEAAEAEEPWGEEAREGRRRGPRRESKPEEPPPPKKPALDKGPGSGQGAGSGPPRKPPGTVPSTARGPEGGSAAQGSTLPLSPPPEGPVLTFQSEKMKGMKELLVATKINSSAIKLQLTAQSQVQMKKQKVSTPSDYTLSFLKRQRKGL, encoded by the exons AT GCCGCCGCCCGCCGCCATGGGGCTGAAGGCCGCCCAGAAGACGCTGTTCCCGCTGCGCTCCATCGACGATGTGGTGCGCCTGTTTGCTGCCGAGCTGGGCCGAGAAGAGCCAGACCTGGTGCTCCTCTCCTTGGTACTGGGCTTTGTGGAGCATTTTCTGGCTGTCAACCGCGTCATCCCCACCAACGTGCCCGAGCTCACCTTCCAGCCCAGTCCTGCGCCCGACCCTCCTGGAGGCCTCACCTACTTCCCGGTGGCCGACCTATCCATCATCGCTGCCCTCTATGCCCGCTTCACTGCCCAGATCCGCGGCGCGGTCGACCTGTCGCTCTACCCGCGAGAGGGGGGCGTCTCCAGCCGGGAACTGGTGAAGAAGGTTTCGGATGTCATATGGAACAGCCTCAGCCGCTCATACTTCAAGGACCGGGCCCACATCCAGTCCCTCTTCAGCTTCATCACAG GTACTAAACTGGACAGCTCAGGTGTGGCTTTTGCAGTGGTGGGGgcctgccaggccctgggtctccGGGATGTCCACCTGGCCCTGTCTGAGGATCACGCCTGGGTAGTGTTTGGGCCCAATGGGGAACAGACAGCCGAAGTCACCTGGCATGGCAAAGGCAACGAGGACCGAAGGGGCCAGACAGTCAACGCGGGTGTGGCAGAGCGG AGCTGGCTGTACCTGAAAGGATCATACATGCGCTGCGACCGCAAGATGGAAGTAGCCTTCATGGTTTGCGCCATCAACCCTTCCATTGACCTGCACACCGACTCCCTGGAGCTGCTGCAACTGCAGCAG AAGCTGCTGTGGCTGCTCTATGACCTGGGACATCTGGAAAG GTACCCCATGGCACTAGGGAACCTGGCAGATCTGGAGGAGCTGGAGCCCACCCCTGGCCGGCCAGACCCACTCACCCTCTACCACAAG GGCATTGCCTCAGCCAAGACCTACTACCGGGATGAGCACATCTACCCCTACATGTACCTGGCTGGATATCACTGTCGCAACCGCAATGTGCGCGAAGCCCTGCAGGCCTGGGCAGACACGGCCACTGTCATCCAAGA CTACAACTACTGCCGGGAGGATGAGGAAATCTACAAGGAGTTCTTTGAGGTGGCCAATGATGTCATCCCCAACCTGCTGAAGGAGGCGGCCAGCTTGCTGGAGGCTGGCGAGGAGcggccaggggagcagagccag GGTACCCAGAGCCAGGGTTCTGCTCTCCAGGACCCTGAGTGCTTCGCCCACCTGTTGCGATTCTATGATGGCATCTGCAAATGGGAGGAGGGCAGCCCCACGCCTGTGCTGCATGTGGGCTGGGCCACCTTCCTTGTGCAGTCCTTGGGTCGCTTCGAGGGACAG GTCCGGCAGAAGGTGCACATAGTGAGCCGAGATGCGGAGGCAGCGGAGGCTGAGGAGCCATGGGGTGAGGAAGCCAGAGAAGGCCGGCGGCGGGGCCCCCGGCGGGAGTCTAAGCCCGAGGAGCCACCACCGCCCAAGAAGCCTGCTCTGGACAAAGGCCCTGGCTCAGGCCAGGGTGCAGGGTCGGGACCGCCCCGAAAGCCCCCAGGTACAGTCCCCAGCACTGCGCGGGGTCCTGAAGGTGGCAGCGCAGCTCAGGGGTCAACTCTCCCGTTGTCACCCCCGCCGGAGGGCCCGGTGCTCACTTTCCAGAGCGAGAAGATGAAGGGCATGAAGGAGCTGCTCGTGGCCACCAAAATCAATTCGAGTGCCATCAAGCTGCAACTCACAGCGCAGTCACAAGTGCAGATGAAGAAGCAGAAGGTGTCCACACCCAGCGATTACACTCTTTCTTTCCTCAAGCGGCAGCGCAAGGGCCTCTGA